GCGCCCACGTCCACGAGGTTCCAGTCCACCTTGCGGCCGCCCACCGAGAAGGCCGCCCGCGAGGCCGGCGGCGACAGCGTCGCGCGCAGTTGGCCCGGGCCGTCGCGGCGTATCGAGCCGTCGCCCAGGTAGATGTAACGGACCAGGTCTGACGCGGACGCGGCGAGGACCTCGTCCGGAAGCAGGTCGCCCACGACCGCGTTGACGATCCACAGCGTCTCCGTCTCCGCGCTCAGGTCGAGCAGTGCGCGGAGCTCGGCGTGTTCCGCGTAGGCCGCGGTTTTCAGGCGTTCGGACACGAGGGAGCGCAGGCTCGAGCGCGCGGCGCCGGCGTTCTCGCGGGCGAAGTCCCCCAGCCCGCCGGGGCCGGGCGCGACCTGGGTGCGCATCAGGATCACCACCGGAACGCGGGCTGACCCTTCCAGCAGGGCGAGCACGGGCCCGTCGATCCTGGTGAGATCGGGCGCGCGCGGAGCGGGCTCGCTGGGCGTCGGGGCGGGCTCCGCTTGGCCCCCACACGCGGCGAGCACGAGCGCCAGCGCGGAGGCGGACAGGGCGCGGACCGGTCCGCGGGCGCAAGCGCGCGTCGTAGGGCGCCTCGAAAAGCCGACTGACATGCCGAAACTCCTGGGATTATGCGGGGCGGGCGGCGCGGCACTGTCACTTTCGACCCCGTTTGGTCGCATATAGGTTGGCTGCCATGAAGCCAATCTGGGAACGTCTGCGACGCGGCCGACTCGTCCAGGTCATCGTAATGTACCTGGGCGCGAGTTGGGTAATCCTGCAACTGGCCGACGTGCTCGAGGACGCGCTGGCGCTGCCCCCGTGGGTCTCGCCCGTGACCGTCCTGCTGCTGCTCATCGGGCTCGTCATCATCCTCGCCACCGCGTGGGTGCAGTCCAATCCGCTGACCGACCAGCTCGAAGAGCGCGGAGATGTGCCCGGGTCCTGGGAGGTTTCCCTGGGCGACGTCAAGGAGAGCATCGCCCGGGGCAAGCTGCCTCACCTCACCTGGGGTCGCGCGCTCATGGGAGGATTCGCGGCGCTCGTCACGCTGTTGGCCGCGGTGGGGGTGTGGGCGCTGATGAGCGGCGCACGCCCGGACCTGGGTCCCGCGGAGGCGGTGGCCGGCGAAGCGCCCGCGGGTATCGCCGTCGTTCCCTTCACGGTCAGCGGTGAGGACGCCGATGTCTGGCGCGAGGGCATGATGGATCTCTTCGCCACCAGCCTCGACGGCGTGGGAGGCTTCCGCGCGATCGACAGCCGAACCGTGCTGTCGCGCTGGGAGCGGGTGGTGGGCGCCGAGGGGGCGGCGGATCTGGCGACCGCGTTGGCCGCCGCGCGCGCCACCGGGGCCCGCTACGCGCTCGTCGGAAATGCCGTTTCCGTGGCGGGAAGCGTACGAATCTCCGGCGACGTCTACGACCTGGGTAGCGGGTCGGTGGTGTCTCGCGGGCGAGCCGAGGGTAGCCCCGGTGAGGTGCTGGCCCTGGTCGATCGGCTGTCGGTCGACATCATGCGCGACCTGCTGGAAGAGAACCGCGGGCGGGGCGTGATCGCGCCGACCCGCGTCGCCAGCATCACGACGTCGTCGCTGCCCGCCTTGCAGGAGTACCTGGAGGGCGAGAGCCTGCTGCGGCGCTCGGATTTTCGCGGGGCCGCTGTCCGCTTCAGCGCGGCGGCCGACGAAGACTCGACGTTCGCGCTGGCTCTGCTGCGCCAGTCGCACGCCGAGGCGTGGGCCAGCGGGCAGGACTACCTGAACTTCCAGGGCGTCGAAGCGCGCGCGCAGGCGGCGCGACACGCCGACCGGCTCCCCAAGCGGGAGGCGGAGCTGCTCGCGGTGACCCAAGCGTTCCAGGGCGGCGCGGCGGACGCGCTGGAACGCGCGCGTGCCGCCGTGCGTCGCTACCCCGACGACCCCGATGCGTGGGCGCTCCTGGGCGAGGTGTACGTGCACAACCGGCGCGCGGTGTTCGCCGAGCCCTCGGAGGGCATCGACGCCTTCCAGCGCGCCGTGGCGCTCGATCCGTCCTTCGCGCCCTACTACATCCACCTCATCGAGATGGCGATCGCGGTCGACGACACCATCGAGGCTTTCGGGCTGCTCGCCGAATACGAGCGCATCGCGGGCGACCGCGTCCGGCGGTATCTGCCCATCGCCGTGCCGGCGTTCGTGGGCGACAGCGCGCAGCGCCAGGCGGCGCTGGCGA
The genomic region above belongs to Gemmatimonadota bacterium and contains:
- a CDS encoding tetratricopeptide repeat protein encodes the protein MKPIWERLRRGRLVQVIVMYLGASWVILQLADVLEDALALPPWVSPVTVLLLLIGLVIILATAWVQSNPLTDQLEERGDVPGSWEVSLGDVKESIARGKLPHLTWGRALMGGFAALVTLLAAVGVWALMSGARPDLGPAEAVAGEAPAGIAVVPFTVSGEDADVWREGMMDLFATSLDGVGGFRAIDSRTVLSRWERVVGAEGAADLATALAAARATGARYALVGNAVSVAGSVRISGDVYDLGSGSVVSRGRAEGSPGEVLALVDRLSVDIMRDLLEENRGRGVIAPTRVASITTSSLPALQEYLEGESLLRRSDFRGAAVRFSAAADEDSTFALALLRQSHAEAWASGQDYLNFQGVEARAQAARHADRLPKREAELLAVTQAFQGGAADALERARAAVRRYPDDPDAWALLGEVYVHNRRAVFAEPSEGIDAFQRAVALDPSFAPYYIHLIEMAIAVDDTIEAFGLLAEYERIAGDRVRRYLPIAVPAFVGDSAQRQAALASALAGDPHVVEELFSNLDWQMTALDAQHALTDAFDATEWRGGGFRAMSFVAQGRVEEALRMLREDPLAIGDRAHTAYLIDRTVRTLDEAELEQWVSLPGCRSHTRNDPGQCLLPVAMRAVDRGDWALHSEILDTIRAGIEQHRTSGDTISVGVGETIEAVISGYASLRRGQLDEARRALEAVQGRKRGPDHWVRWLLAETHAEAGRPREAIRYFRTTWLNSFKAYGAYRLGALYAEIGDRDKAREQYEAFLRMWRDADPDLPQLDEARRALEEWRPTG